One genomic region from uncultured Fusobacterium sp. encodes:
- a CDS encoding VWA domain-containing protein has product MFKFASPYFLLLIPIIIYLFLRKRSNLGITVPGIEPLRAYKIKSKKYLLGKYLILLSLILMCVALARPQMIYENRVVKKNGIDIAISLDLSQSMLQDDFSPNRLEKAKEVLGEFIDKRGNDRLSLIVFGGDAYTKVPLTFDHNVVKEMVSKLTVDDITSNNRTAIGMGIGVALNRLKNSEAKSKVIILLTDGENNSGEMSPSAAADIAKELGIKIYTIGIGAREIQIPTLFGYQTVKNNELDENLLQNIAKTTGGEYFRAGDSKEFKEIFNKIDELEKTKIDGRSFYDKQEMFEGILKIALIFLLLGVFFQYLIYIIIP; this is encoded by the coding sequence ATGTTTAAGTTTGCATCACCATATTTTTTATTGTTAATACCTATTATAATCTATCTCTTTTTAAGAAAAAGAAGTAATTTAGGAATAACAGTTCCAGGGATAGAGCCTTTAAGAGCTTACAAAATAAAAAGTAAGAAGTATCTTTTAGGTAAATATCTAATTCTCTTATCTCTAATTTTAATGTGTGTGGCGTTAGCTAGACCACAGATGATTTATGAAAATAGAGTTGTTAAGAAAAATGGAATTGATATAGCTATTTCACTAGATCTTTCACAATCTATGTTACAAGATGATTTTTCTCCAAATCGTTTAGAGAAAGCGAAAGAAGTTTTAGGAGAGTTTATTGATAAAAGAGGAAATGATAGATTATCATTGATTGTTTTTGGTGGAGATGCCTATACAAAAGTTCCTCTTACATTTGATCATAATGTTGTAAAAGAGATGGTTTCTAAACTTACAGTAGATGATATTACAAGTAATAACAGAACAGCTATTGGTATGGGAATTGGAGTTGCATTAAATAGGCTGAAAAATTCAGAGGCTAAATCTAAAGTTATAATTTTATTAACAGATGGAGAAAATAACTCTGGTGAGATGAGTCCAAGTGCTGCTGCTGATATAGCTAAAGAACTAGGAATAAAAATATATACTATTGGAATAGGAGCAAGGGAGATACAAATTCCTACACTCTTCGGTTATCAAACTGTAAAAAATAATGAGCTTGATGAAAATCTTCTGCAAAATATTGCTAAAACAACTGGTGGAGAGTATTTTAGAGCAGGAGATAGCAAGGAATTTAAAGAGATATTTAATAAGATAGATGAATTGGAAAAAACAAAAATTGATGGAAGAAGTTTCTATGATAAACAAGAGATGTTTGAGGGGATTTTAAAAATTGCTTTAATTTTTCTATTATTAGGAGTATTTTTCCAATATCTAATCTATATAATAATACCATAA